The region TGGTCCAGCGCGACCAGTTCGTCGCGCAAGGCGATCTCCTGGCGATGCGAGCGGTCGAGGCTGTGGCGCAGCAGCGCGCCGAGGTCGACCAGCATGCGGTCGGCGCCGTCGGGGTCGCGATGCACCATCTCGGCGATCGAATTGAGCGCGTTGAACAGGAAATGCGGATTGAGCTGCGCCGACAGCGCATCGAGCCGCGCCCGCGCCAGCCGCGCTTCGAGCTCCATCGCCTGGCGTTCGCGGCGGCGCGCGCGTTCGGCATAGACCAGCGCATGCGCCACGCCGACGATCAGCCAACTCGTCAGCAGGTTGTTGAGCACGCTCGCGGCAAGCAATTCGCTCAGCGGCGGCAGGCGTTCGTACCAACCGATCCAGCCGTTGAGCGCGGCCACCGCCGCGGCGCGCAACCCGATCACCACGACGACCGCGAGGCCTTGCATCGACAGCGCCGCCATTGCCCGGCCGCGTTCGATCGGATGACGCCCGACCCAGGCGAACAACGCCAGGGTGATCGGCACCCATAGCCAGGCGCTGGCGAGGTGCTGGCGCAAGGTGTTCGGCCAATCGGCGGGTTGGCCGGCGGCTTGATGCATGGTCACGACCTGGCCGACCCAAACGAAACCGTTGAGGGTCCACCAGCCCAGCACCAGCAACACCAACAGCGGCAGTCGATTGCGCATGGAAGACGATGCTGGACCCGCGCCGCGGCGCTTGCAATCGCCGGCGCGGGGTTCGTCCCGCGATCCGGCCGATTCGTCCCGGCCCAGCCCCGAACGCCGTCGCGCCCGCGCAGGCTGCGGCCACCTCCCTTTCGTGAATCGCCGCCATGCGCCGTCTTTCGCGTCTTTCGATCGCCCTCGCCGCTCTCGCTGCCGTCGCCCTGCCGGCCGCGGCTGCCGACACCTGTCCGCCGGTACGGAAATTCGCCGACGGGGTCATCTCCACGCCGCAATGGGAATGGCGCCTGAGCTTCACTCCGAGCCGCCTGCGCGCGTATTGGTCGACCAGCAAGGGCTGGTGGCCGGGCACGCGCGAACGCGCGACGATCATGACTTCGCAATGGCGGCCCTCGGGCTGGAGCGCGCCGCAGGTCGCGCCGTTCTCCGGCGTGCACAGCGACATGGACCCGACGGTGTCGCCGGACGGGCGTTATCTGGTGTTCTCCTCGGAACGGCCGCGCCCCGACGGCCAGGCGGCGAAGATGGACCTGTGGATCGCCAAGCGCGGCCTGCGCGGCTGGGGCGAACCGCGCCACCTCGGCGCCGCCGTCAACAGCGCCGGCGACGAGCTTTATCCCAGTACCGATCTGCGCGGCAACGTGTATTTCGCCAGCGATCGCGACGGCGAGTTCGACATCTACCGCAGCGAGCGCCTGCGCAACGGCGACTACGCGCCGGCGCGCAAGCTCGAAGGCGGCGTCAACACCGTCGAACGCTGGGAGTTCAATCCGGAGATCTCTCCCGACGGCCGCATCCTGTTGTTCACCCGCCTGGATTTCCCCAACGACCCGCTGCCGGACCTGGGCTACGGCTACGGCGACCTGCATGCCGCCCGCTACCAGGACGGCCGCTTCGGCACCGCCAAGAACCTCGGCCCCTGCGTCAACACCGTCTGGGACGAGTTCCACCCGACCGTGCTGTGGGAACGCGGCCTGCTGTTCTATGCGCGCGACATCGGCCGCCCCAGCGATTTCTACTACACCCGCCTGCAATTGCCCGATCTCGAGGGTTGAAAGCGCGGCGGCAACCGGCGGGCGCAACCAAGGCTGCGCGAGTGCGATCGCGCTCGCGCATGACCTTCGGCTCATGCCTCCGCCGGGCATGCGCGAGAGCCTGCGGGTCCGTCCGTCCGCATCGGCCATGCCATGACCTCGCTTCCGTTCCGCCGTCCGGGCCCGCGCCCGGTCCGCATCGCCCTGTCCGTCGCGCTCGCCGCGGCGCTATGCCTCGCCCTGCCTGTCACCGCCGCGCCCGCATCCGCATCGGCCGATCCGGCCGCAACCGCGCCGCGCAAAGTCACCGTCCAGACCAAGGGCGAAAAGCTCAACCGCCTGTACGAGCAGTACTGGGAAGAGAACCTCAAGCTCAACCCGCTGCGCGCCACCTCCCAGGGCGACCCGCGCTACAACGACCAACTGCCGAACTTCCTCAGCGCCGAGTTCCGCAAGCAGTCGCACGAATTCTCCGAACGCTGGCTCAAAACCATCGAATCGGTCGGCTCGCAGGGCCTGTCCGACCAGGACTTGCTGAGCTACGAGATCTTCGTGCGCGAAATGAAGATCAACCTGGAATCGGACCGGCATCCGTCCTGGCTGCAACCGGTCAACCAGTTCTACAACTTCGCCGCCAGCATCGCCCAGCTCGGTTCCGGCACCGGCTCGCAACCGTTCAAGACCGCCGCCGACTACGACAACTGGCGCAAGCGCGCGGCGAAGGTGCCGGCGGTGTTCGACCAGCTCATCGCCAACAGCCGCGAAGGCGTCAAGCGCGGCGTGGTGCAGCCGAAGGCCTTAATGACCAAGGTATTGCCGCAACTGGATGCGCTGATCAAGGACGATCCCACCGCGACCTTGTTCTGGAAACCGGTGACGGACTGGCCGGCCGGCATCTCCGAGGCCGACAAGGCGCGCCTGAGCGCGGACTACCGGCAGATGATCCAGACCGAGCTGATGCCGGCCTACCGGCGCCTGCGCGAGTACATCGCCAACGATTACCTGCCGCATGCGCGCGACAGCGCCGGGCTCGGCGCCCTGCCCGGCGGCGAAGCCTGGTATGCGTTCAATGCGCGCCGTTCGACCACTACCACGATGACCCCGGCTGAAATCCACCAGATCGGCCTGGACGAAGTCGCGCGCATCCACGGCGAGATCGGCAAAATCCGCGGCGAAGTGAAATTCCAGGGTTCGCTGCAGGACTTCTTCAAGTTCATGCAGACCGATCCGCGTTTCACCTTCAAGGACGAGCCGGCCCTGCTCGCGCACTACCGCGGCCTGGAAGCGCGCATCGACAAGAAGATTCCGCAGTTGTTCTCGCTGACGCCGAAGGCGCCGTTCGAGATCCGTCCGGTCGAGGCCTTCCGCGCCCAGTCCGCCGCCGGCGGTTCCTACATGCGTCCGAGCGAGGACGGCACGCGTCCGGGCATTTTCTACGTCAACACCTACGACCTGCCGACCCGCAAGACCTGGGACGCCGAAGACCTGTACCTGCACGAAGCCATCCCCGGCCATCACTTCCAACTCGCCTTGCAGCAGGAACTGACCGGCCTGCCGAAGTTCCGCCGCTTCGGCGGCGAAACCGCCTTCAGCGAAGGCTGGGGCCTGTACGCCGAATCGCTGGGCAAGGAACTCGGCGTGTACGCCACGCCCTACGACTACTTCGGCTA is a window of Lysobacter antibioticus DNA encoding:
- a CDS encoding sensor histidine kinase codes for the protein MRNRLPLLVLLVLGWWTLNGFVWVGQVVTMHQAAGQPADWPNTLRQHLASAWLWVPITLALFAWVGRHPIERGRAMAALSMQGLAVVVVIGLRAAAVAALNGWIGWYERLPPLSELLAASVLNNLLTSWLIVGVAHALVYAERARRRERQAMELEARLARARLDALSAQLNPHFLFNALNSIAEMVHRDPDGADRMLVDLGALLRHSLDRSHRQEIALRDELVALDHYIGIEKIRLGERLRVHWAIDSALLDAQVPQLLLQPLVENAIHHAVAMRTTPGEVSVRAERREDRLILEVSDDGGTGEAVHGAGIGLRNTRARLQGLYGDDHRFDIGARADGGTSVRLQLPYRRWQPLEAAA
- a CDS encoding TolB family protein: MRRLSRLSIALAALAAVALPAAAADTCPPVRKFADGVISTPQWEWRLSFTPSRLRAYWSTSKGWWPGTRERATIMTSQWRPSGWSAPQVAPFSGVHSDMDPTVSPDGRYLVFSSERPRPDGQAAKMDLWIAKRGLRGWGEPRHLGAAVNSAGDELYPSTDLRGNVYFASDRDGEFDIYRSERLRNGDYAPARKLEGGVNTVERWEFNPEISPDGRILLFTRLDFPNDPLPDLGYGYGDLHAARYQDGRFGTAKNLGPCVNTVWDEFHPTVLWERGLLFYARDIGRPSDFYYTRLQLPDLEG
- a CDS encoding DUF885 domain-containing protein; protein product: MTSLPFRRPGPRPVRIALSVALAAALCLALPVTAAPASASADPAATAPRKVTVQTKGEKLNRLYEQYWEENLKLNPLRATSQGDPRYNDQLPNFLSAEFRKQSHEFSERWLKTIESVGSQGLSDQDLLSYEIFVREMKINLESDRHPSWLQPVNQFYNFAASIAQLGSGTGSQPFKTAADYDNWRKRAAKVPAVFDQLIANSREGVKRGVVQPKALMTKVLPQLDALIKDDPTATLFWKPVTDWPAGISEADKARLSADYRQMIQTELMPAYRRLREYIANDYLPHARDSAGLGALPGGEAWYAFNARRSTTTTMTPAEIHQIGLDEVARIHGEIGKIRGEVKFQGSLQDFFKFMQTDPRFTFKDEPALLAHYRGLEARIDKKIPQLFSLTPKAPFEIRPVEAFRAQSAAGGSYMRPSEDGTRPGIFYVNTYDLPTRKTWDAEDLYLHEAIPGHHFQLALQQELTGLPKFRRFGGETAFSEGWGLYAESLGKELGVYATPYDYFGYLQNELWRAIRLVVDTGLHSKAWTREQVIAYMLENSAESETQSTAEAERYMAIPGQALAYKIGELKIMELRKRAQSRLGARFDIREFHAEVLKDGSVPLDVLDRKIDRWIQSKQG